One window of the Anaeromyxobacter dehalogenans 2CP-C genome contains the following:
- a CDS encoding cytochrome c3 family protein: protein MNRIVPVIAAALLAACGAKSSKTVTAAAAEQPAVEFTHEAHIMAEVACLDCHSGIDKATRLEPKRHVSVSCSDCHDDARGQVKVPERVKEVRFTFSHQDHLAKVKDCKTCHQALPEPGDKEIKAPPMAACTSCHNHQMDFAQAKCTPCHTDLKGFVPESAFAHTGDWLRTHGNYSRTSAQSCAACHDQTYCATCHASQTTPALPSSIFPEEVKRDFIHRGDYVSRHMIEAGANPASCRRCHGSPFCDSCHTQQSLTMKSLTPFPVHPAGWANDKASGHFHGDAARRDITSCAGCHDNGASAVCVACHQVGGLAAKSPHPKSFARKHDAGDRRSNAMCAACHHGA, encoded by the coding sequence ATGAACCGGATCGTCCCGGTGATCGCGGCCGCGCTGCTGGCGGCCTGCGGCGCGAAGAGCAGCAAGACGGTGACCGCGGCGGCGGCTGAGCAGCCGGCCGTCGAGTTCACGCACGAGGCGCACATCATGGCCGAGGTGGCCTGCCTCGACTGCCACTCCGGCATCGACAAGGCCACCCGCCTCGAGCCCAAGCGCCACGTGAGCGTGAGCTGCTCGGACTGCCACGACGACGCGCGCGGCCAGGTGAAGGTGCCCGAGCGGGTGAAGGAGGTCCGGTTCACCTTCTCGCACCAGGACCACCTGGCGAAGGTGAAGGACTGCAAGACCTGCCACCAGGCGCTGCCCGAGCCCGGCGACAAGGAGATCAAGGCGCCGCCGATGGCCGCCTGCACCTCCTGCCACAACCACCAGATGGACTTCGCGCAGGCGAAGTGCACGCCCTGCCACACCGACCTGAAGGGCTTCGTGCCCGAGTCGGCGTTCGCGCACACGGGCGACTGGCTCCGGACCCACGGCAACTACTCGCGGACCAGCGCGCAGAGCTGCGCGGCCTGCCACGACCAGACCTACTGCGCGACCTGCCACGCGTCGCAGACCACGCCCGCCCTCCCCTCCTCGATCTTCCCGGAGGAGGTGAAGCGCGACTTCATCCACCGCGGCGACTACGTCTCGCGCCACATGATCGAGGCGGGCGCGAACCCGGCGAGCTGCCGCCGCTGCCACGGCAGCCCGTTCTGCGACTCCTGCCACACGCAGCAGAGCCTGACCATGAAGTCGCTCACGCCGTTCCCGGTGCACCCGGCCGGCTGGGCGAACGACAAGGCCAGCGGCCACTTCCACGGCGACGCGGCCCGGCGCGACATCACCTCCTGCGCCGGCTGCCACGACAACGGCGCCTCCGCGGTGTGCGTCGCCTGCCACCAGGTGGGCGGCCTCGCGGCGAAGAGCCCGCACCCCAAGTCGTTCGCGCGCAAGCACGACGCCGGCGACCGCCGGTCGAACGCGATGTGCGCGGCCTGCCACCACGGCGCGTAG
- a CDS encoding S66 peptidase family protein, with protein sequence MRLPPLLRRGDPVRVIAPSSPFEPEQLARGLAVLRDRLGLEPRMRADLGARARYLAGDDARRLEEWREAVADPDARAIFCARGGFGASRLLPEVDPAPLLERPKALVGFSDVCALHAALNRAGLATVHGPVLTQLGRAPEAAVAQLEALLMGGGPRPDPWAPPAAGAGLPGTATVRPGRAAGPLLGGSLTLLAHLCGTPFMPRLEGALLLLEDVGEKPYRLDRYLTQLRLAGALDGVAGVALGQFTECDAAGVRGAEVVRELVSGLGVPVAEGFPAGHDDANFSVPLGARATLVAPGPGDEGAPRLLFDGWWAREGEGARR encoded by the coding sequence GTGCGCCTTCCCCCGTTGCTGCGCCGCGGCGACCCCGTCCGCGTGATCGCGCCCTCGAGCCCCTTCGAGCCGGAGCAGCTCGCCCGCGGCCTGGCCGTGCTGCGCGACCGGCTCGGGCTCGAGCCGCGCATGCGCGCCGACCTGGGCGCGCGCGCGCGCTACCTCGCCGGCGACGACGCGCGGCGGCTGGAGGAGTGGCGCGAGGCCGTGGCGGATCCGGACGCCCGCGCCATCTTCTGCGCGCGCGGCGGCTTCGGCGCGAGCCGGCTGCTCCCCGAGGTGGACCCGGCGCCGCTGCTCGAGCGCCCCAAGGCGCTGGTCGGCTTCTCCGACGTGTGCGCGCTCCACGCGGCGCTCAACCGCGCCGGCCTCGCCACCGTCCACGGCCCGGTGCTCACGCAGCTCGGCCGCGCGCCGGAGGCCGCGGTCGCCCAGCTGGAGGCCCTGCTCATGGGCGGCGGGCCGCGCCCGGACCCGTGGGCGCCGCCCGCGGCGGGGGCCGGGCTGCCCGGGACGGCCACCGTTCGGCCGGGCCGCGCGGCCGGGCCGCTGCTCGGCGGGTCGCTCACGCTGCTCGCGCACCTGTGCGGCACCCCGTTCATGCCGCGGCTGGAGGGCGCGCTGCTCCTGCTCGAGGACGTCGGTGAGAAGCCCTACCGGCTCGATCGCTACCTGACCCAGCTCCGGCTGGCCGGCGCGCTGGACGGGGTGGCCGGGGTGGCGCTGGGCCAGTTCACGGAGTGCGACGCCGCGGGCGTGCGCGGCGCCGAGGTGGTCCGGGAGCTGGTCTCGGGCCTGGGCGTCCCGGTGGCGGAGGGCTTCCCGGCCGGCCACGACGACGCGAACTTCTCGGTCCCGCTCGGCGCCCGCGCGACGCTGGTGGCGCCCGGCCCCGGCGACGAGGGCGCGCCGCGGCTGCTGTTCGACGGCTGGTGGGCCCGCGAAGGCGAGGGCGCCCGCCGGTGA
- a CDS encoding methyl-accepting chemotaxis protein — MRTRSHATTYALWGALFGVLFPVAGTVVEAASRPEYGLSAAGMVRAIGGTPLLWIIFTAPFFLGVLASFAGQRQDQLVAIESVRRDGFLKTASELFTAAQSLLSTVSSFSSMTAETAASVRETTATMGQLGQTATRAALTAETVIGLARQGERASSDGLQAVETGIGELAKLADEVRGLSQRIEALNGRMRDVFEISSVVGFVAERSQRLADQAGQVAQRAGAGADGFREVAAEMRQHADDAKRASGQVRAILAEVHKAMLAAMTAAEVGIRRAEQGAQVASGTGDTIRRLASALRDSSQAAQEIAAVAQQQDHGIDQVLKAMNEIYLATQETMSTTHAVATEAKALNDLASGLKRAVEA, encoded by the coding sequence ATGCGCACCCGTAGCCACGCCACCACGTATGCCCTGTGGGGCGCGCTGTTCGGCGTCCTGTTCCCCGTCGCCGGCACGGTGGTGGAGGCGGCCAGCCGGCCCGAGTACGGCCTGAGCGCGGCCGGCATGGTCCGCGCCATCGGCGGCACCCCGCTGCTCTGGATCATCTTCACAGCGCCGTTCTTCCTGGGCGTGCTCGCGAGCTTCGCCGGGCAGCGCCAGGATCAGCTGGTCGCCATCGAGTCGGTGCGCCGCGACGGGTTCCTGAAGACCGCGTCCGAGCTGTTCACCGCCGCGCAGTCCCTGCTCTCGACGGTCTCGTCCTTCTCGTCCATGACCGCCGAGACCGCCGCCTCCGTCCGCGAGACCACCGCCACCATGGGCCAGCTCGGCCAGACCGCCACCCGCGCGGCGCTCACCGCGGAGACGGTCATCGGCCTCGCGCGCCAGGGCGAGCGCGCATCCTCCGACGGGCTGCAGGCGGTCGAGACGGGCATCGGCGAGCTGGCGAAGCTGGCCGACGAGGTGCGCGGGCTCTCGCAGCGGATCGAGGCGCTGAACGGGCGGATGCGCGACGTGTTCGAGATCTCCTCGGTGGTCGGGTTCGTGGCCGAGCGCTCCCAGCGGCTGGCGGACCAGGCCGGGCAGGTGGCGCAGCGGGCCGGCGCGGGCGCGGACGGGTTCCGCGAGGTCGCCGCCGAGATGCGGCAGCACGCCGACGACGCGAAGCGCGCCTCGGGCCAGGTGCGCGCCATCCTGGCCGAGGTGCACAAGGCGATGCTGGCCGCCATGACCGCCGCCGAGGTCGGGATCCGGCGCGCCGAGCAGGGCGCCCAGGTGGCGAGCGGCACCGGGGACACGATCCGGCGGCTGGCCTCGGCGCTGCGCGACTCGTCGCAGGCCGCGCAGGAGATCGCGGCGGTGGCCCAGCAGCAGGACCACGGGATCGACCAGGTGCTGAAGGCGATGAACGAGATCTACCTGGCGACGCAGGAGACCATGAGCACCACGCACGCGGTGGCGACCGAGGCGAAGGCGCTCAACGACCTCGCCTCCGGGCTGAAGCGCGCGGTGGAGGCGTAG
- a CDS encoding serine hydrolase domain-containing protein, with the protein MSAALPPVTAALEAGARERVAPALSAVVLRDGRLVHASWHGELSGPAPRALRPDDLFDVASLTKVMATATLAAQLVEEGALDLDAPVAARLPGFEAGGKGRVTARHLLAHSSGLPRWRPYFERAAADPEAGAAFLPPGRRPPRAALAGPFARGRALVRDAVLAEPLEAAPGARAVYCDPGFIALGLLVEALGGAPLAALAERRVFRPLGLGATFFLDGLDPAAAAARAAGRAFVPTGACPRRGEAALAGEVNDDNAWAMGGAAGHAGVFSTAPEVAALGQAWLDALEGRPSVVPARAAAAFAERDPTPGSERALGWDTPSRGASSLGGRLGRGPLGALGHLGFTGTSLWIDRDARLVCALLTNHVHPAGGSDRPRIRAFRQRFHDAVAEALGIG; encoded by the coding sequence GTGAGCGCCGCGCTGCCGCCGGTGACGGCCGCGCTGGAGGCGGGCGCGCGCGAGCGCGTGGCGCCGGCGCTCTCGGCGGTGGTGCTCCGCGACGGGCGGCTCGTCCACGCCAGCTGGCACGGCGAGCTGTCCGGGCCGGCCCCCCGCGCGCTGCGGCCGGACGACCTGTTCGACGTGGCCTCGCTCACGAAGGTGATGGCGACCGCCACGCTCGCGGCGCAGCTCGTGGAGGAGGGCGCGCTCGACCTCGACGCGCCCGTGGCCGCCCGGCTCCCGGGCTTCGAGGCCGGCGGCAAGGGCCGGGTCACCGCGCGCCACCTGCTCGCGCACTCGAGCGGCCTGCCGCGCTGGAGGCCGTACTTCGAGCGCGCCGCCGCGGACCCGGAGGCCGGCGCGGCGTTCCTGCCCCCGGGGCGGCGGCCCCCGCGCGCCGCGCTGGCCGGCCCGTTCGCGCGCGGCCGCGCCCTGGTCCGCGACGCGGTGCTGGCGGAGCCGCTCGAGGCCGCCCCGGGCGCCCGCGCCGTCTACTGCGACCCCGGCTTCATCGCGCTCGGGCTGCTCGTCGAGGCGCTCGGGGGCGCGCCGCTGGCCGCGCTCGCGGAGCGCCGGGTGTTCCGGCCGCTCGGGCTCGGCGCCACGTTCTTCCTCGACGGCCTCGACCCGGCCGCCGCGGCCGCCCGGGCCGCCGGCCGCGCCTTCGTCCCCACCGGCGCGTGCCCGCGGCGCGGCGAGGCGGCGCTGGCGGGCGAGGTGAACGACGACAACGCCTGGGCCATGGGCGGCGCGGCCGGCCACGCGGGCGTGTTCTCCACCGCGCCGGAGGTGGCGGCGCTCGGCCAGGCCTGGCTGGACGCGCTGGAGGGCCGGCCCTCGGTGGTGCCGGCGCGCGCCGCCGCCGCCTTCGCCGAGCGGGACCCGACCCCCGGCAGCGAGCGCGCCCTGGGCTGGGACACCCCGAGCCGCGGCGCCTCGTCGCTGGGCGGCCGGCTCGGGCGCGGTCCGCTGGGCGCGCTCGGCCACCTCGGGTTCACCGGGACCTCGCTGTGGATCGACCGCGACGCCCGCCTGGTGTGCGCGCTGCTCACGAACCACGTCCACCCCGCCGGCGGGAGCGACCGGCCGCGGATCCGCGCCTTCCGGCAGCGCTTCCACGACGCGGTGGCGGAGGCGCTGGGGATCGGGTAG
- a CDS encoding pyridoxamine 5'-phosphate oxidase family protein produces MSDDPRATASLLARFRTALLATRGEDGHLRCRPMAMRHEVRGEEIWFATAPDSTKCRDLEHDPRCALIFFDAQDGTTVTVSGAGEVIRDRKLMTELWDPSWSRWFPAGPDPREVALLRVIPEHVERHDGTTGRLQVLFTAPARKRAPARGK; encoded by the coding sequence ATGTCCGACGATCCCCGCGCCACCGCCAGCCTGCTCGCCCGCTTCCGCACCGCCCTCCTCGCCACCCGCGGCGAGGACGGGCACCTGCGCTGCCGGCCCATGGCCATGCGCCACGAGGTGCGCGGCGAGGAGATCTGGTTCGCGACCGCGCCGGACTCGACCAAGTGCCGCGACCTGGAGCACGACCCGCGCTGCGCGCTCATCTTCTTCGACGCGCAGGACGGCACGACCGTCACGGTGTCCGGCGCCGGCGAGGTGATCCGCGACCGCAAGCTCATGACCGAGCTGTGGGACCCGTCGTGGAGCCGCTGGTTCCCGGCCGGGCCGGACCCGCGCGAGGTGGCGCTGCTGCGGGTGATCCCGGAGCACGTCGAGCGGCACGACGGGACCACCGGGCGGCTGCAGGTGCTGTTCACCGCGCCGGCGCGCAAGCGCGCGCCCGCCCGCGGCAAGTAG
- a CDS encoding UDP-N-acetylmuramate--L-alanine ligase yields MIDWKSVKRIHLIGVAGTGMGSFAGMLKAAGYQVTGSDENVYPPMSTQLERWGIEAMTPYAAANLDRARPDLVVVGNVVRSVNAEAAAVRERSLPHVSFPAALGELFIGPRHGVVVVGTHGKTTTSAMMGFVLHHAGRDPSFLVGGVTRDFDSNFRLGSGPHFVVEGDEYDTAYFDKGPKFLHYRPRTAIFTSCELDHADIYRDEAHYESAFERFADLLPPDGFLAACAAYESVRRISARARCRLETYGVDVPGADWEARGLSLGPDGARFTLVRKGAALAEVHLPVGGAHNVENALGVAAAATALGLSPAEIAAGLGAFHGVRRRQEVRGTAGGVTVIDDFAHHPRAVRKTLAAVRGSFPGARVLAAFEPRSNTSRRNLHQADYSDPATWSGAAEVFVLRPAPTDRVPEAERLDVDAVVRALAAHGLPARVFDAVDPMVEAMAAGARPGDVAVAMSNGAFGGIWGKLLARLGR; encoded by the coding sequence GTGATCGACTGGAAGAGCGTGAAGCGCATCCACCTCATCGGCGTCGCCGGCACGGGCATGGGCTCGTTCGCCGGCATGCTGAAGGCCGCCGGCTACCAGGTCACCGGCTCGGACGAGAACGTCTACCCGCCGATGTCCACCCAGCTCGAGCGCTGGGGCATCGAGGCGATGACGCCCTACGCCGCCGCGAACCTCGACCGCGCCCGGCCCGATCTGGTGGTGGTGGGGAACGTGGTGCGCTCGGTGAACGCGGAGGCGGCGGCGGTGCGCGAGCGGAGCCTGCCGCACGTCTCGTTCCCGGCGGCGCTGGGCGAGCTGTTCATCGGCCCGCGGCACGGCGTGGTGGTGGTGGGCACGCACGGCAAGACCACCACCTCCGCGATGATGGGGTTCGTGCTGCACCACGCCGGCCGGGATCCGTCGTTCCTGGTGGGCGGCGTGACCCGCGACTTCGACTCCAACTTCCGCCTGGGGAGCGGCCCGCACTTCGTGGTCGAGGGCGACGAGTACGACACCGCCTACTTCGACAAGGGGCCGAAGTTCCTCCACTACCGCCCGCGCACCGCCATCTTCACGAGCTGCGAGCTGGACCACGCCGACATCTACCGGGACGAGGCGCACTACGAGTCGGCGTTCGAGCGGTTCGCCGACCTGCTCCCGCCGGACGGCTTCCTGGCCGCCTGCGCCGCGTACGAGAGCGTCCGGCGCATCTCCGCGCGGGCCAGGTGCCGCCTGGAGACCTACGGCGTGGACGTCCCTGGCGCCGACTGGGAGGCGCGCGGCCTGTCGCTCGGGCCGGACGGCGCGCGCTTCACGCTCGTGCGCAAGGGCGCGGCCCTCGCCGAGGTCCACCTGCCGGTGGGCGGGGCGCACAACGTCGAGAACGCGCTGGGGGTCGCCGCGGCCGCCACCGCGCTCGGGCTCTCCCCCGCCGAGATCGCGGCCGGCCTGGGCGCGTTCCACGGCGTGCGGCGCCGCCAGGAGGTGCGCGGCACGGCCGGCGGCGTGACGGTGATCGACGACTTCGCGCACCACCCGCGCGCGGTGAGGAAGACCCTGGCCGCGGTGCGCGGGAGCTTCCCCGGCGCCCGCGTGCTGGCCGCGTTCGAGCCGCGCTCCAACACCAGCCGGCGCAACCTGCACCAGGCCGACTACTCCGACCCGGCCACCTGGTCCGGCGCGGCCGAGGTGTTCGTCCTGCGTCCGGCCCCGACCGATCGCGTGCCCGAGGCGGAGCGGCTGGACGTGGACGCGGTGGTGCGCGCGCTCGCGGCGCACGGGCTGCCCGCGCGCGTGTTCGACGCGGTGGATCCCATGGTCGAGGCCATGGCGGCCGGCGCGCGCCCCGGCGACGTGGCGGTGGCCATGTCGAACGGCGCCTTCGGCGGCATCTGGGGCAAGCTGCTCGCGCGGCTGGGGCGCTGA
- the yfcF gene encoding glutathione transferase has protein sequence MTDDLVLYGNKGWTSPYVFSAFVTLKEKGLPFRLEVLDLQAGQHRRPEYAERSFTGRVPALRHGDFWVAESSAIDEYLEEVFPPPAHARLYPADPRQRALVRMVQAFARSDVLEVRVERSTATLFEGAAAKPLTPAGRAAAERLVAVAGRFLPPGAEHVTGEFTIADADLALLLQRLVHNGDPCPERLAVYARRVFQRPSVREWLSQTAWRDR, from the coding sequence ATGACCGACGACCTCGTCCTGTACGGCAACAAGGGCTGGACCAGCCCCTACGTCTTCTCCGCCTTCGTCACGCTGAAGGAGAAGGGGCTCCCGTTCCGGCTGGAGGTGCTCGACCTCCAGGCCGGGCAGCACCGCCGGCCCGAGTACGCCGAGCGCTCCTTCACCGGGCGCGTCCCGGCGCTCCGCCACGGCGACTTCTGGGTGGCCGAGTCCTCCGCCATCGACGAGTACCTGGAGGAGGTCTTCCCCCCGCCCGCCCACGCGCGGCTCTACCCCGCCGACCCGCGGCAGCGCGCCCTCGTCCGCATGGTGCAGGCGTTCGCGCGCAGCGACGTGCTCGAGGTGCGGGTGGAGCGCTCCACCGCGACGCTGTTCGAGGGCGCCGCGGCGAAGCCCCTCACGCCCGCCGGCCGGGCCGCGGCCGAGCGGCTCGTGGCGGTGGCCGGCCGCTTCCTCCCGCCGGGCGCGGAGCACGTGACCGGCGAGTTCACCATCGCGGACGCCGACCTCGCGCTGCTGCTGCAGCGCCTGGTCCACAACGGCGACCCGTGCCCCGAGCGGCTCGCCGTCTACGCGCGGCGGGTGTTCCAGCGCCCGTCGGTGCGCGAGTGGCTGAGCCAGACCGCCTGGCGCGACCGGTAG
- the acs gene encoding acetate--CoA ligase produces the protein MSSKPQLEGEVFFPSAEVVSQARVPDWAALAKRADEDLEGFWAAEAEELEWYRKWDKVLDASEKPFYRWFKGAQTNIVHNCLDRHQRTWRKNKLSLVWVGEKGEVRTYSYFALNRDVSKFANVLKAMGVKKGDRVTIYMPRIPEIVIAMLAAAKIGAIHSVVYGGFSVDALQGRIEDSESKVVITADGGFMNGKIVELKKTVDDAVRRCPTVETVIVVQRTAHEVRMEAGRDYWYHELMKLPLAAGVCPTEVMDATDPLYILYTSGTTGKPKGLIHGHGGYQVGIYSTLKYVFDIKDEDRYWCAADPGWVTGHSYIVYGPLLMGATTFMYEGAPTYPYPNRWWSLVEKYGITILYTAPTAIRGLMRFGESWPNRHDLSTLRLLGSVGEPINPEAWKWYHRVIGKGRCPVMDTWWQTETGMFMITPVPTLPLKPGSAAKPFFGQQVSILDETGKPVPDGEEGFLVLERPWPAMAMTVYKDPERFVKTYWEKYPGRYMAGDAAKRDADGYYWVIGRTDDVIKVSGYRLGTAEIESALVSHPAIAEAAVIGLPHEVKGQAIHCYCLLRQGFKPSPELEDEVKQHVAQHLGPIVRPEKVTFVDSLPKTRSGKIMRRVLKARAQGLPEGDVSTLEE, from the coding sequence ATGAGCTCGAAGCCGCAGCTGGAAGGTGAGGTCTTCTTCCCCTCCGCCGAGGTGGTCTCGCAGGCGCGCGTGCCGGACTGGGCCGCGCTGGCGAAGCGCGCCGACGAGGACCTCGAGGGCTTCTGGGCCGCGGAGGCCGAGGAGCTCGAGTGGTACCGCAAGTGGGACAAGGTCCTCGACGCCTCGGAGAAGCCGTTCTACCGGTGGTTCAAGGGCGCGCAGACCAACATCGTCCACAACTGCCTGGATCGCCACCAGCGCACGTGGCGCAAGAACAAGCTCTCGCTGGTGTGGGTGGGCGAGAAGGGCGAGGTCCGCACCTACTCGTACTTCGCGCTGAACCGCGACGTCTCCAAGTTCGCCAACGTCCTGAAGGCCATGGGCGTGAAGAAGGGCGACCGCGTCACCATCTACATGCCGCGCATCCCCGAGATCGTGATCGCCATGCTGGCGGCCGCGAAGATCGGCGCCATCCACTCGGTGGTGTACGGCGGGTTCTCGGTGGACGCGCTGCAGGGCCGCATCGAGGACTCGGAGTCGAAGGTCGTGATCACCGCCGACGGCGGGTTCATGAACGGCAAGATCGTCGAGCTGAAGAAGACGGTGGACGACGCCGTCCGCCGCTGCCCGACGGTGGAGACGGTCATCGTGGTGCAGCGCACCGCGCACGAGGTCCGCATGGAGGCGGGCCGCGACTACTGGTACCACGAGCTGATGAAGCTCCCCCTCGCCGCGGGCGTCTGCCCGACCGAGGTGATGGACGCCACCGACCCGCTCTACATCCTCTACACCTCCGGCACCACCGGGAAGCCGAAGGGGCTCATCCACGGGCACGGCGGCTACCAGGTCGGCATCTACTCCACGCTCAAGTACGTCTTCGACATCAAGGACGAGGACCGCTACTGGTGCGCGGCGGATCCGGGCTGGGTCACCGGCCACAGCTACATCGTGTACGGGCCGCTGCTGATGGGCGCGACCACGTTCATGTACGAGGGCGCGCCGACCTACCCGTACCCGAACCGCTGGTGGTCGCTGGTGGAGAAGTACGGCATCACCATCCTCTACACCGCGCCGACCGCCATCCGCGGGCTGATGCGCTTCGGCGAGTCGTGGCCGAACCGCCACGACCTCTCCACCCTGCGGCTGCTCGGCTCGGTGGGCGAGCCCATCAACCCCGAGGCGTGGAAGTGGTACCACCGCGTCATCGGCAAGGGCCGTTGCCCGGTGATGGACACGTGGTGGCAGACCGAGACCGGCATGTTCATGATCACGCCGGTCCCGACGCTCCCGCTGAAGCCCGGCTCGGCGGCGAAGCCGTTCTTCGGCCAGCAGGTCTCGATCCTCGACGAGACCGGCAAGCCGGTCCCCGACGGCGAGGAGGGCTTCCTGGTCCTGGAGCGGCCCTGGCCGGCGATGGCCATGACCGTCTACAAGGACCCTGAACGGTTCGTGAAGACCTACTGGGAGAAGTACCCGGGCCGCTACATGGCGGGCGACGCCGCCAAGCGCGACGCGGACGGCTACTACTGGGTCATCGGCCGCACCGACGACGTCATCAAGGTCTCGGGCTACCGGCTCGGCACCGCGGAGATCGAGAGCGCGCTCGTCTCGCACCCCGCCATCGCCGAGGCGGCGGTGATCGGGCTGCCGCACGAGGTGAAGGGGCAGGCCATCCACTGCTACTGCCTGCTGCGCCAGGGCTTCAAGCCCAGCCCCGAGCTGGAGGACGAGGTGAAGCAGCACGTGGCGCAGCACCTCGGGCCCATCGTGCGGCCGGAGAAGGTGACGTTCGTGGACTCGCTGCCCAAGACGCGCTCCGGCAAGATCATGCGGCGCGTGCTCAAGGCGCGCGCCCAGGGGCTCCCCGAGGGCGACGTCTCCACGCTCGAGGAGTGA
- a CDS encoding FKBP-type peptidyl-prolyl cis-trans isomerase, protein MKPIRIALLAALVLATAARAEDKKPAAPAAKPAAPAAKAPADTDRALYSVGLAVAKSLDVFALQPGELEKVIQGIRDGATGKPKFQLDEKSQQQVNELARSRMSVTAEREKTKGAGYLDKMAKEKGAIKTASGAVVIPEKQGTGATPTATDKVKVHYEGKLVDGTVFDSSRKRNEPAEFPLNGVIKCWTEALQKMKVGGKAKVVCPAAIAYGEQGRPPVIPGNAVLTFDVELLDIVK, encoded by the coding sequence ATGAAGCCGATCCGCATCGCCCTCCTCGCCGCCCTGGTGCTGGCCACCGCGGCGCGCGCCGAGGACAAGAAGCCGGCCGCGCCTGCGGCCAAGCCGGCGGCCCCGGCCGCCAAGGCGCCGGCCGACACCGACCGCGCCCTGTACTCGGTCGGCCTGGCGGTGGCCAAGAGCCTGGACGTGTTCGCGCTGCAGCCGGGCGAGCTCGAGAAGGTGATCCAGGGCATCCGCGACGGCGCCACCGGCAAGCCGAAGTTCCAGCTCGACGAGAAGTCGCAGCAGCAGGTGAACGAGCTGGCGCGCTCGCGCATGTCGGTCACCGCCGAGCGCGAGAAGACCAAGGGCGCCGGTTACCTCGACAAGATGGCGAAGGAGAAGGGCGCCATCAAGACCGCGTCCGGCGCGGTCGTGATCCCGGAGAAGCAGGGCACCGGCGCGACCCCCACCGCCACCGACAAGGTGAAGGTGCACTACGAGGGCAAGCTGGTGGACGGCACGGTGTTCGACTCCTCCCGCAAGCGCAACGAGCCGGCCGAGTTCCCGCTGAACGGCGTCATCAAGTGCTGGACCGAGGCGCTGCAGAAGATGAAGGTCGGCGGCAAGGCCAAGGTGGTCTGCCCCGCCGCGATCGCGTACGGCGAGCAGGGCCGCCCGCCCGTCATCCCGGGCAACGCGGTCCTCACCTTCGACGTCGAGCTGCTCGACATCGTGAAGTAG
- a CDS encoding AI-2E family transporter yields MQTDLPLWRRPRTRLYALTALLWAMMLGVVVMAWPVLLPFTLAGLAAYVIDPVIAGIARQRVAGRPVPRVLAVLIVYAVLGALVWIAAVSFVPAVYREAIRALLELRDFLASITPDRVQEWTRAIDAFLQRYGIPLDVTPSAGGLDTPGGRFSVDLAAGMASALHDLTLALRGRVSDVVAFSRAILAGTVQTLFFVVLLFMLTAFISMDAPRILRWFETVVPSHWRADLRRLRTGIDAGLSGVVRGQLTIMVVNGILTLVGLLVLKVPFAFALGFLAFVLYIVPIFGTILSSVPIVLLALTGGGPTKALLALGWITVVHALEAYVLNPKIMGDAARIHPVLIVLALVVGERSFGIVGALLAVPVASVVVAVFRFLHRKQVELDERAAVPIGQSVSAAPGPAPSTPDQKGSPT; encoded by the coding sequence ATGCAGACCGACCTGCCCCTCTGGAGGCGACCGCGCACCCGCCTGTACGCGCTCACCGCCCTGCTCTGGGCGATGATGCTGGGCGTGGTGGTGATGGCCTGGCCGGTGCTGCTGCCGTTCACCCTGGCCGGGCTCGCCGCCTACGTCATCGACCCGGTCATCGCCGGGATCGCGCGCCAGCGCGTGGCGGGGCGGCCGGTGCCGCGCGTGCTGGCGGTGCTGATCGTCTACGCGGTGCTGGGCGCGCTCGTGTGGATCGCCGCGGTGTCCTTCGTCCCGGCGGTGTACCGCGAGGCGATCCGCGCGCTGCTCGAGCTGCGGGACTTCCTCGCCTCGATCACGCCGGACCGTGTGCAGGAGTGGACGCGCGCCATCGACGCGTTCCTGCAGCGCTACGGGATCCCGCTCGACGTGACGCCCTCCGCGGGCGGGCTCGACACGCCGGGCGGCCGGTTCTCGGTGGACCTCGCCGCGGGGATGGCGAGCGCGCTGCACGACCTCACGCTGGCGCTGCGCGGCCGGGTCAGCGACGTGGTGGCGTTCTCGCGCGCCATCCTGGCCGGCACGGTCCAGACGCTGTTCTTCGTGGTGCTGCTGTTCATGCTGACCGCGTTCATCTCGATGGACGCGCCCCGCATCCTGCGCTGGTTCGAGACCGTGGTCCCCTCGCACTGGCGCGCCGACCTGCGCCGGCTGCGCACCGGGATCGACGCGGGGCTCTCCGGCGTGGTGCGCGGGCAGCTCACCATCATGGTGGTGAACGGCATCCTCACGCTCGTCGGCCTGCTGGTGCTGAAGGTGCCGTTCGCGTTCGCGCTCGGCTTCCTCGCCTTCGTCCTCTACATCGTGCCCATCTTCGGCACGATCCTCTCCTCCGTCCCCATCGTGCTCCTGGCGCTCACCGGCGGCGGGCCCACCAAGGCGCTGCTGGCGCTGGGCTGGATCACGGTGGTCCACGCGCTCGAGGCGTACGTCCTGAACCCGAAGATCATGGGCGACGCCGCCCGGATCCACCCGGTGCTCATCGTGCTGGCGCTGGTGGTGGGCGAGCGCAGCTTCGGGATCGTGGGCGCGCTGCTGGCGGTGCCGGTGGCGAGCGTGGTGGTCGCGGTCTTCCGCTTCCTGCACCGGAAGCAGGTCGAGCTGGACGAGCGCGCCGCCGTCCCGATCGGCCAGAGCGTCTCCGCAGCGCCGGGACCGGCCCCGTCAACGCCGGACCAGAAAGGGAGCCCCACATGA